A stretch of Planococcus citri chromosome 5, ihPlaCitr1.1, whole genome shotgun sequence DNA encodes these proteins:
- the Nhe1 gene encoding sodium/hydrogen exchanger 8 isoform X2, with protein MKSYQIIAVFSIHLVFLIYSTNTADVITADPKITIKAEDGKNIIDTKTTADNSSTSTSKPSLSPAPVVDTNSSITNTSSSALNETVSKNGTEAENATTTVEESPVTVVNATNAATNETSNATSTEVTVPGEPVLPEKGSAEEERTSSIAIFFVLCVLALGILLIHLMLLTHFQYLPESIAIVFLGGLIGLILNLMSDQNIANWRKEEAFSPTAFFLVLLPPIIFESGYNLHKGNFFQNIGSILVFAILGTTISAVVIGAGLYVLGLAEMSYKLSFVESFAFGSLISAVDPVATVAIFHALDVDPVLNMLVFGESILNDAIAIVLTTSILQSNNPTMSTSEAVMTGISQFFTTFFCSAGIGVLFALTSALLLKYVDLRKHPSLEFGMMLVFTYAPYALAEGIHLSGIMAILFNGIVMSHYTHFNLSTVTQITMQQTMRTLSFIAETCVFAYLGLALFSFRHRFEPGLVIWSIVLCLIGRACNIYPLAVLCNKFREHQINKRMMFIMWFSGLRGAISYALSLHLEFSDETRHVIITTTLIIVLVTTLLFGGSTMPILKVLSQSKTNGRKTSRKKFRGKAISLSKTKEWELKDCKTQMTDLTNQWYQAIRISSNDSEEDKSRSPS; from the exons ATGAAATCTTACCAAATCATCGCAGTATTCTCAATTCATCTCGTGTTCCTGATCTATTCAACGAACACAGCAGATGTCATCACTGCCGATCCTAAGATAACGATTAAAGCCGAAGATGGTAAAAACATCATCGATACTAAAACTACAGCTGATAACAGCTCCACCAGCACAAGTAAACCATCACTGTCGCCAGCTCCAGTCGTCGATACCAACTCTAGCATTACTAATACATCTTCTTCTGCGTTGAATGAAACCGTATCGAAAAATGGTACCGAAGCTGAGAACGCTACGACGACCGTAGAAGAGTCACCGGTCACCGTCGTTAATGCTACAAATGCTGCCACCAACGAGACCTCAAATGCTACATCGACCGAGGTTACCGTACCAGGTGAACCCGTTCTTCCGGAGAAAGGATCAGCCGAAGAAGAACGTACCAGTTCGATCGCAATATTCTTCGTATTATGCGTTTTAGCTCTCGGTATACTGCTAATACATTTGATGCTTTTGACGCATTTCCAGTATTTACCCGAAAGCATAGCTATCGTATTTCTGGGCGGTTTAATCGGTCTAATATTGAACCTTATGTCGGATCAGAATATAGCTAATTGGCGTAAGGAAGAAGCATTCTCGCCGACAGCTTTTTTCCTCGTACTACTACCGCCGATCATTTTCGAATCCGGTTACAATCTGCATAAAGGTAACTTCTTCCAGAATATCGGTTCGATTCTGGTATTCGCCATACTCGGTACTACGATCTCAGCTGTGGTTATCGGTGCCGGTCTCTACGTACTCGGTTTGGCTGAAATGTCTTACAAGCTCAGCTTCGTCGAAAGTTTTGCGTTCGGTTCGTTGATCTCGGCTGTCGATCCGGTCGCCACTGTGGCTATATTTCACGCTTTGGACGTAGATCCGGTCTTGAATATGTTGGTTTTCGGCGAGAGTATTCTAAACGACGCTATCGCGATTGTCCTCACGACATCTATATTACAATCAAATAACCCAACTATGTCTACCTCCGAAGCTGTAATGACCGGtataagtcaatttttcaccacgttCTTCTGTTCGGCCGGAATCGGAGTATTGTTCGCGTTGACCAGCGCTTTACTCCTGAAATACGTCGATTTACGTAAACATCCTTCGTTAGAGTTCGGTATGATGTTGGTTTTCACCTATGCACCTTACGCTCTCGCCGAAGGAATACACTTATCAG GAATTATGGCGATATTATTCAACGGTATTGTTATGTCTCATTACACCCATTTCAATCTGTCCACCGTCACGCAAATCACAATGCAGCAGACCATGCGAACGTTGTCATTCATCGCCGAAACTTGCGTATTCGCGTATCTTGGATTGGCATTGTTCAGCTTCAGGCATAGATTCGAACCGGGCTTGGTCATTTGGAGTATTGTACTGTGCCTGATCGGAAGAGCTTGCAATATTTATCCTTTGGCCGTGCTGTGTAATAAATTCCGAGAACATCAGATCAATAAGAGGATGATGTTTATTATGTGGTTCAGCG GTTTACGTGGAGCTATCTCATACGCATTATCTTTACATTTGGAATTCAGCGACGAAACTCGTCACGTCATCATTACGACGACGCTAATTATCGTCTTGGTTACCACCTTGTTATTTGGCGGATCAACTATGCCAATTTTGAAG GTTTTATCGCAGAGTAAAACAAACGGTCGCAAAACTAGTCGTAAGAAGTTCCGGGGTAAAGCCATATCGCTGAGTAAAACCAAAGAATGG